ATCGGCCAGCATCGCCCGGGTATGAGCTGAGAGGCGTGAGACCAGAACGGTCAGCGTTCCATCCGGCATGGTACCCATCAGCACGCGGCTGACGAAAGGCCCTCCGGTTTGCGGATCGAGAACGCCCAAGGGAACATGGGTGGCGCTGCGCAACAGGGTCCGCGCCTGGCGCCGCGCCTCGTCATCAGTTGGACGGATGGGAGAGGGGCTGTCGATCATCGGGCTGTCTCATGGTTTGCGGCTGGGTGAGGGCTGGTTGTGGAGAAGTGCTGAGCTTCAACCATATCCCAGCGTTCCTTCCCTAGAAAGCACCAAGGGCCGCGGCTCATGGCATCACGGGTTTTATAAACGCATGATGCCTTAAGCAGCGGCCCTTGGCTAAATGGCGTCGTTCTGCGCCTCTTTCTACGTCAGGTCTGGCGGTGCCGGGTCAGGGCCGAGACCACATCCTGGGCGCCGATCGCGCCGATCACCGTGCCGTTCTCCACCACGCCGACCAGGCCGGGCTGGCGGGCCATGGCGTCAAGAATATCGATCAGCGGCGTTTCCGGCGCGGCGGTGGCGGTGACGCCGAGACCCGGCGTGTGACTGGTACCGGCAGTCATGACATCTCTCGCCGTCAACATGCTGATCGGGTTCATGTTGCGCACGAAATCGGCGACATATTGATCCGCCGGGTTCTGGACGATCTGCTGCGGCGTGCCGCATTGGATGATCCTGCCGCTTTCCATGATGGCGATGCGGTTGCCAATCCGGAAGGCCTCATCCAGATCGTGGCTGACGAACAGGATGGTCTTTTTCAGCCGGTGCTGGAATTCCAGCAATTCATCCTGCAATCGTGTGCGGATCAGCGGATCGAGCGCCGAGAACGGTTCATCCATCAACAGGATCGGCGCGCCGGTGGCAAAGGCGCGGGCCAGACCCACCCGCTGCTGCATGCCGCCGGACAATTCGTCCACCTTGCGGTCGGCCCATTGCGTCAGGTTAACCAGTTCCAATTGCTCGGCAACGATTTTCCGCCGTTCCTTTTCGCCAACGCCCGCCAATTCCAGCCCGAAGCCGATATTATCGGCAACGCTGCGCCAGGGCAGCAGGCCAAATTGCTGGAACACCATCGAGACGCTGTGCATGCGCAAGTCACGCAACGCCTTGCGGCTGGCCTGGTAGGGATCGACAAAGCCATTGC
This region of Agrobacterium vitis genomic DNA includes:
- the choV gene encoding choline ABC transporter ATP-binding protein: MSDAVIFGNVDIIFGDRPQKALALLDQGRTRDEINTETGLILGVANASLTLKEGEILVLMGLSGSGKSTLLRAVNGLAPVVRGSVSVKSRNGFVDPYQASRKALRDLRMHSVSMVFQQFGLLPWRSVADNIGFGLELAGVGEKERRKIVAEQLELVNLTQWADRKVDELSGGMQQRVGLARAFATGAPILLMDEPFSALDPLIRTRLQDELLEFQHRLKKTILFVSHDLDEAFRIGNRIAIMESGRIIQCGTPQQIVQNPADQYVADFVRNMNPISMLTARDVMTAGTSHTPGLGVTATAAPETPLIDILDAMARQPGLVGVVENGTVIGAIGAQDVVSALTRHRQT